In Atribacteraceae bacterium, a single window of DNA contains:
- a CDS encoding glycosyltransferase family 2 protein — translation MLEGQSIAILVPAYNEAPRIGQVLQVISSIPFVDEVVVIDDGSRDGTAQVARKFPVEIIQLPFNSGKAAALTEAIWAKNTSDLYLCLDADLIRLKEEHLLALIEPLIHDAETVMSIGIFKAGRSSSDFAQKLCPILNGQRALRGDWIRSLPDFSWVRFGVEVFLTRFARDFKAKIAMVPLWGITHYHKEEKYGPVLGFYHRLKMYVEVARAYLLYENEMKGTVRVVEEKREEEKIYARV, via the coding sequence ATGTTGGAAGGGCAAAGTATCGCAATTCTGGTTCCGGCGTACAATGAAGCCCCCCGGATCGGTCAAGTCCTGCAGGTAATTAGTAGTATCCCTTTTGTCGATGAAGTCGTGGTGATCGATGATGGATCCCGGGACGGTACGGCGCAGGTTGCACGAAAGTTCCCGGTCGAGATCATTCAGTTACCTTTCAATTCGGGAAAGGCCGCGGCCCTGACCGAAGCGATTTGGGCTAAAAACACGAGTGACTTATACCTTTGTCTTGACGCCGATCTCATCAGGCTCAAGGAGGAACACCTTCTGGCCCTTATCGAGCCCCTGATCCACGACGCAGAGACAGTCATGAGCATCGGTATTTTCAAGGCTGGTCGAAGCTCCAGCGACTTTGCGCAAAAACTATGTCCGATACTCAATGGACAAAGGGCGCTTAGAGGTGACTGGATACGATCTCTCCCTGATTTCTCCTGGGTCCGTTTTGGCGTCGAAGTCTTTCTGACCCGTTTTGCCCGTGATTTCAAGGCCAAGATCGCCATGGTCCCTTTGTGGGGGATCACCCACTACCATAAAGAAGAAAAGTACGGACCCGTCCTTGGGTTTTACCATCGGCTCAAGATGTATGTTGAAGTGGCGAGAGCCTATCTTCTCTATGAAAATGAAATGAAGGGCACCGTCCGGGTGGTGGAGGAGAAAAGGGAAGAGGAAAAAATCTATGCCCGAGTGTAA
- a CDS encoding DUF6485 family protein — MPECKRRKNLDHCTCTYDPCSRKGLCCDCFSYHRLHGEIPGCLFPPDIEKTYDRSITRYLLSCRSR; from the coding sequence ATGCCCGAGTGTAAACGGCGGAAAAACCTGGACCATTGCACCTGTACCTATGATCCCTGTTCCCGCAAGGGGCTGTGCTGTGATTGTTTCAGCTACCACCGGCTTCATGGAGAAATTCCTGGTTGCCTGTTCCCCCCCGATATTGAAAAAACCTATGATCGTTCCATTACCCGATATCTGCTAAGCTGCCGGAGCCGTTAA